The Ornithinimicrobium faecis genome includes a window with the following:
- a CDS encoding hemerythrin domain-containing protein, translating to MCSYCGCQSITVVGRFMAEHDEIINATGEMVRAAATGDQERVRETARVVARLLNPHTHAEEVGLFSVMREQEEFTDHIDVLCGEHSSLDELLEAVAGGDLERAPEFEHALRTHIDKEDNGLFPAAAMSLDGTEWERVDATTPQAQEALTDGRGHLLTADAASHNTHGDSHSHAENHSHADGSSHTHPHP from the coding sequence GTGTGCTCATACTGCGGCTGCCAGTCCATCACCGTCGTCGGCCGGTTCATGGCCGAGCACGACGAGATCATCAACGCCACCGGGGAGATGGTCAGGGCGGCTGCCACCGGGGATCAGGAGCGAGTGCGCGAGACCGCCCGCGTGGTGGCCCGACTGTTGAACCCGCACACGCATGCCGAGGAGGTCGGCCTGTTCAGCGTGATGCGCGAGCAGGAGGAGTTCACCGACCACATCGACGTGCTGTGCGGGGAACACAGCAGCCTGGACGAACTGCTCGAGGCCGTCGCGGGCGGTGACCTCGAGCGCGCCCCCGAGTTTGAGCACGCACTGCGCACCCACATCGACAAGGAGGACAACGGCCTCTTCCCCGCCGCGGCCATGTCGCTGGACGGCACGGAGTGGGAGCGGGTGGACGCCACCACGCCACAGGCGCAGGAGGCCCTCACCGACGGCCGCGGTCACCTGCTCACCGCTGACGCTGCGAGTCACAACACCCACGGGGACAGCCACAGCCACGCGGAGAACCACAGCCACGCGGACGGCTCGAGTCACACCCACCCACACCCGTGA
- a CDS encoding DUF2249 domain-containing protein codes for MTSEIPVQDVSGCACGEHDVAVPELDVRAIPHAIRHATVFGALSAVKVGGAMDLVAPHDPKPLLAQIADREAGAIDVEYLVPGPEAWTLRLTRTR; via the coding sequence ATGACCAGCGAGATTCCCGTGCAGGATGTGTCCGGCTGCGCGTGCGGTGAGCACGATGTCGCCGTGCCCGAGTTGGACGTCCGCGCGATCCCGCACGCCATCCGGCACGCCACCGTGTTTGGCGCCCTGTCCGCGGTCAAGGTGGGCGGCGCGATGGACCTCGTCGCGCCGCACGACCCGAAGCCGCTGCTCGCCCAGATCGCCGACCGCGAGGCCGGTGCCATCGACGTCGAGTACCTCGTGCCCGGCCCCGAGGCGTGGACGCTGCGCCTGACCCGGACCCGCTGA
- a CDS encoding helix-turn-helix transcriptional regulator gives MNKSTRLGPAPWRASDETDQAPAERVLAALAEQAGPVTTSELVDVVALHANTVRAHLQELTAVGLVTMETLPPAGRGRPAHQYSITDQGRAVPRVNDPAFAEYRGLTTAFATHLAARSDDPSDEARDIGRAWGRHLATGEQTASEERTASDDKAASEEQPDGADPTRLVMRLLARLGFTPVPPAETSPGEGIALRTCPLLELAEEMPEVICQVHQGLVEGALDQYGSGATDVDLQPFVEPGACRLHLRDNRPTG, from the coding sequence GTGAATAAATCGACCCGCCTCGGTCCCGCACCCTGGCGCGCCTCGGACGAGACGGATCAGGCGCCGGCCGAGCGCGTCCTGGCGGCGCTGGCCGAGCAGGCCGGTCCGGTCACCACGAGTGAGCTGGTCGACGTCGTGGCGCTGCACGCCAACACGGTGCGCGCGCACCTGCAGGAGCTCACCGCGGTGGGCCTGGTGACGATGGAGACCCTGCCTCCCGCGGGCCGGGGGAGGCCAGCACACCAGTACTCGATCACCGACCAGGGTCGCGCCGTCCCGCGGGTGAATGATCCCGCCTTCGCGGAATACCGGGGACTCACCACGGCCTTCGCCACCCACCTCGCCGCCCGCTCGGACGACCCCTCGGACGAGGCCCGGGACATCGGGAGGGCCTGGGGCCGCCACCTCGCCACGGGGGAGCAGACTGCCAGCGAGGAGCGGACTGCCAGCGATGACAAGGCTGCCAGCGAGGAGCAGCCCGACGGCGCTGATCCGACGCGCCTGGTGATGCGACTCCTGGCGCGACTCGGGTTCACCCCGGTGCCTCCTGCCGAGACGTCTCCGGGCGAGGGGATCGCCCTGCGGACCTGCCCACTGCTGGAGCTGGCCGAGGAGATGCCCGAGGTCATCTGTCAGGTGCACCAGGGGCTGGTCGAGGGGGCGCTGGACCAGTACGGTTCAGGTGCGACCGATGTCGATCTGCAGCCGTTCGTGGAGCCGGGTGCTTGCCGGCTCCACCTGCGGGACAACAGGCCCACAGGCTGA
- a CDS encoding MFS transporter translates to MSEHTGTTPTQAPPQAPPAKATGKAWLMLIMATLGFAVNFWAWALLSPLGPLWRDDGTLGNITEGDVALLVAVPVIVGSLGRIVVGALTDKHGGRIMFPVVSLATIVPVLVIGFWAQSSLIAILITGFFLGIGGTAFAIGVPFVNAWFPPSQRGLAIGIFGAGMGGTAISALTTVPLYEQSHSLPFVLTAIFLAVYAVAAWLIMRDAPGRTAPTGSLVSRVVANSKLSITWLLAFLYAVAFGGYVAFSVYLPSYLKVAYELDPSDASNRMAGFVVVAVICRPLGGWLADKLGAIEVLVGCFGIVAVGAAIAAFTPILEHVGTGAFLGMAAALGAGSGATFALIAKVTEPARVGGVTGIVGAAGGLGGFLPPLLMGYIYGRTDSYGWGLMLLAITAVVALVLTTTVVRKKQAAPAT, encoded by the coding sequence ATGTCCGAGCACACGGGCACCACACCCACGCAGGCCCCACCGCAGGCACCCCCGGCCAAGGCCACCGGCAAGGCCTGGCTCATGCTCATCATGGCCACCCTCGGCTTCGCCGTGAACTTCTGGGCCTGGGCCCTGCTCAGCCCCCTCGGCCCCCTGTGGCGGGACGACGGCACGCTCGGCAACATCACCGAGGGAGATGTCGCACTGTTGGTCGCCGTCCCGGTCATCGTTGGCTCACTGGGCCGGATCGTGGTGGGGGCTCTCACTGACAAGCACGGTGGCCGCATCATGTTCCCCGTGGTGTCCCTCGCCACGATCGTGCCCGTGCTGGTGATCGGCTTCTGGGCCCAGAGCTCCCTGATCGCCATCCTGATCACCGGCTTCTTCCTCGGCATCGGTGGCACCGCGTTCGCCATCGGCGTGCCCTTCGTCAATGCCTGGTTCCCACCCAGCCAGCGTGGCCTGGCCATCGGCATCTTCGGCGCCGGCATGGGTGGCACGGCCATCTCTGCCCTCACCACGGTGCCGCTCTATGAGCAGAGCCACAGCCTGCCGTTCGTGCTGACCGCCATCTTCCTGGCGGTCTATGCAGTGGCCGCGTGGCTGATCATGCGCGATGCCCCCGGGCGCACGGCCCCGACCGGGTCCCTCGTCTCGCGGGTGGTCGCCAACTCCAAGCTGTCCATCACCTGGCTGCTGGCCTTTCTCTATGCCGTCGCCTTCGGTGGCTATGTCGCCTTCTCCGTCTACCTGCCGTCCTACCTGAAGGTCGCCTACGAGCTGGACCCGAGCGACGCCTCCAACCGGATGGCAGGCTTCGTGGTGGTCGCCGTCATCTGCCGGCCCCTCGGGGGGTGGCTGGCCGACAAGCTCGGCGCCATCGAGGTGCTGGTCGGCTGCTTCGGCATCGTGGCCGTCGGTGCGGCCATCGCCGCGTTTACGCCGATCCTGGAACACGTCGGCACCGGTGCCTTCCTGGGCATGGCCGCCGCGCTCGGCGCCGGCAGCGGGGCAACCTTTGCGTTGATCGCCAAGGTGACCGAGCCAGCGCGCGTCGGAGGCGTCACCGGCATCGTTGGTGCGGCTGGCGGACTGGGCGGGTTCCTGCCCCCGTTGCTGATGGGCTACATCTACGGACGCACCGACTCCTACGGTTGGGGTCTGATGCTCCTGGCGATCACCGCGGTCGTCGCGCTCGTCCTCACGACGACGGTGGTGCGCAAGAAGCAGGCCGCGCCAGCCACCTGA
- a CDS encoding GNAT family N-acetyltransferase, with product MRFQQATTGDTSAAQAAYRQILDHLAVTVDFPHWHTENHPTPAEVESWVRAGDLHLAVASTGEIAGVVMLNHEAPDAYQDASWSVDATPTEVLVVHALGVTPGFLRQGVARFLVDASLDLARQRDCRVVRLDTYVENRPALELYTRHGFTDRGVHTLHYEGTELSQFHLFEFVL from the coding sequence ATGCGGTTCCAGCAAGCCACCACCGGCGACACGTCAGCAGCGCAAGCGGCCTATCGGCAGATATTGGACCACCTGGCGGTGACCGTGGACTTCCCCCACTGGCACACCGAGAACCACCCAACGCCTGCCGAGGTGGAGTCCTGGGTCCGCGCCGGCGACCTGCACCTTGCGGTCGCCAGCACGGGCGAGATCGCCGGTGTGGTGATGCTCAACCACGAGGCCCCGGACGCCTATCAGGACGCCTCCTGGAGCGTCGACGCGACACCGACGGAGGTGCTCGTGGTGCACGCCCTGGGGGTGACCCCAGGCTTCCTGCGGCAGGGGGTCGCGAGGTTCCTGGTGGATGCCTCGCTCGACCTTGCCAGGCAGCGGGACTGTCGGGTGGTGCGGCTGGACACCTATGTGGAGAACCGCCCAGCCCTCGAGCTCTACACCCGTCACGGTTTCACCGACCGGGGCGTCCACACGCTGCACTATGAGGGCACCGAACTGAGCCAGTTCCACCTGTTCGAGTTCGTGCTCTGA
- a CDS encoding MFS transporter, whose product MRRVLLDITPLRTSRPYRFLYLGTVTSGVGAQLATTAIALQIYALTGSSFAVGLVGLYALVPIVVLGLYGGAVLDTHDRRTVALVGGVVLWVTGGLNVLQAAVGNTNVGVLYALVALHSAGFAIMSPARSSIYPRLLPLEQLPAANALNVASMNIAMTVGPLLAGVIVQFGGYVTAYTLDVLLFTAAMWGLSTLPRIRPERGGPARVPGLSSVIDGLRFLGTRPNVRMTFLADFCAMILAQPRALFPAIAVVALAGGEATVGILAAAIAVGAVLAMVFSGPVGNVIHQGRAVIWAVVAWGACITLVGLAVLGAGRWFGTGTALLLACLGLAAAGAADSISSVFRNTILQAATPDHLRGRLQGIFIVVVAGGPRLGELVAGTVASVVSEWGALVLGGLACMVAMVVLARLQPGFAAYDARDPQP is encoded by the coding sequence GTGCGCCGCGTCCTGCTCGACATCACCCCCCTGAGGACGTCGCGACCCTATCGCTTCCTCTATCTCGGCACGGTCACCTCCGGCGTGGGCGCCCAGTTGGCCACGACGGCCATCGCGCTGCAGATCTATGCGCTGACGGGATCGTCGTTCGCGGTCGGGTTGGTGGGCCTCTACGCCCTCGTCCCCATCGTTGTCCTGGGGCTGTATGGCGGGGCCGTGCTGGACACCCACGACCGGCGCACCGTCGCGCTGGTCGGCGGGGTGGTGCTGTGGGTCACGGGCGGTCTCAACGTTCTGCAGGCGGCGGTCGGCAACACCAACGTCGGGGTGCTCTACGCCCTGGTGGCCCTGCACAGCGCTGGCTTCGCCATCATGAGCCCGGCCAGGTCCTCGATCTATCCGCGGCTGTTGCCCCTGGAGCAACTCCCGGCCGCCAACGCCCTCAACGTCGCCTCGATGAACATCGCGATGACGGTCGGTCCGCTGCTGGCCGGCGTCATCGTCCAGTTCGGGGGTTACGTCACGGCCTACACGTTGGACGTGCTGCTCTTCACCGCGGCGATGTGGGGCCTGTCGACGCTGCCGCGGATCCGACCAGAACGCGGAGGGCCGGCCCGGGTGCCTGGCCTGTCCAGCGTGATCGATGGTTTGCGCTTCCTGGGCACCCGGCCCAATGTGCGGATGACCTTCCTGGCCGACTTCTGCGCCATGATCCTGGCCCAGCCGCGGGCCCTGTTCCCGGCCATCGCCGTGGTGGCGCTCGCCGGGGGAGAGGCGACTGTCGGCATACTCGCCGCAGCCATCGCCGTCGGCGCCGTGCTGGCCATGGTCTTCTCCGGACCGGTCGGCAACGTCATCCACCAGGGCCGAGCCGTCATCTGGGCCGTGGTGGCCTGGGGCGCCTGCATCACGCTGGTCGGGCTGGCGGTCCTGGGGGCCGGCCGGTGGTTCGGCACGGGCACCGCGCTCCTGCTCGCCTGCCTCGGGCTCGCTGCGGCCGGGGCGGCGGACTCCATCTCCTCGGTCTTCCGCAACACGATCCTGCAGGCGGCCACGCCGGACCACCTGCGGGGGCGCCTCCAGGGGATCTTCATCGTGGTGGTGGCCGGCGGGCCCCGACTCGGGGAGCTCGTCGCTGGCACGGTCGCGTCCGTGGTGTCCGAGTGGGGCGCCCTGGTCCTCGGCGGCCTGGCGTGCATGGTGGCTATGGTGGTGCTGGCCCGGCTGCAACCGGGGTTCGCTGCCTATGACGCGCGCGACCCGCAACCCTGA
- a CDS encoding helix-turn-helix transcriptional regulator, whose protein sequence is MARQQVSQGLDLLRSDVRRRLYSLLSDLPAGAGSAAESSQQRGLSAQELADVVGLHLTTVRFHLDQLVAAGLLTAVQARPVGAGRPRKLYVVPGVAADAPTDPDALQAYAVLTEIVGQANGADGAPDGALSQGADGGDDAEGAQPRPALLEQSGWAWARDHVDRLASRVNDRSPATTPGAWLGKIGAVLDLLVGWGHSPEVRTAAGAREVDIVMRDCPFMALAKEQPQMVCGVHRGLLRGALDALGEESAELDLQPLVDWHTCRAHLTVTTPFADRGEQR, encoded by the coding sequence GTGGCGCGGCAACAGGTCAGTCAGGGCCTTGATCTGCTGCGTTCGGACGTGCGTCGCCGGCTCTATTCGCTGCTGTCCGACCTCCCGGCGGGGGCGGGGTCGGCTGCCGAGTCGTCACAGCAGCGTGGCCTGAGTGCCCAGGAGTTAGCCGACGTTGTCGGGCTGCACCTCACGACAGTCCGGTTCCACCTGGATCAGTTGGTGGCTGCCGGACTGCTGACGGCCGTGCAGGCCAGGCCGGTCGGGGCAGGCCGCCCCCGCAAGCTCTATGTCGTGCCCGGCGTGGCTGCCGATGCACCCACCGACCCCGATGCGCTCCAGGCCTATGCGGTGCTGACCGAGATCGTGGGGCAGGCCAACGGCGCCGACGGTGCTCCTGACGGCGCCCTGAGCCAGGGGGCTGACGGTGGGGACGACGCAGAGGGGGCGCAGCCGCGTCCGGCCCTGCTCGAGCAGTCGGGGTGGGCCTGGGCTCGAGACCACGTCGATCGTCTCGCGAGCCGCGTCAATGACCGCTCACCGGCGACCACACCCGGTGCCTGGTTGGGCAAGATCGGTGCGGTCCTGGACCTGCTGGTGGGGTGGGGACACTCGCCGGAGGTGCGGACCGCCGCTGGCGCCCGCGAGGTGGACATTGTGATGCGCGACTGCCCCTTCATGGCCCTGGCCAAGGAACAACCCCAGATGGTGTGCGGCGTCCACCGCGGCCTCCTGCGCGGGGCTCTGGACGCCCTCGGCGAGGAGAGCGCCGAGCTTGACCTGCAGCCCCTTGTGGACTGGCACACGTGCCGAGCCCACCTGACCGTCACCACCCCGTTCGCCGACCGTGGAGAGCAGAGATGA
- a CDS encoding nitrate reductase subunit alpha, which translates to MTDTTTRPQADQPAGFDGPLSAALVGTRRFFTRGKVSDDQRTLSLEGGRSGDSFYRDRWSHDKVVRSTHGVNCTGGCSWKVYVKDGIITWEAQQTDYPTTGGDRPEYEPRGCPRGAAFSWYTYSPTRVRYPYVRGTLLQLYRQAKAEFGDPVVAWASIVQDEEKSTAYKSGRGKGGLVRSTWEETVEMIAAAHVYTIKRWGPDRIAGFSPIPAMSQVSYASGARFNELIGAPMLSFYDWYADLPNASPQMWGDQTDVPESGDWWDAGYLIMWGSNVPMTRTPDAHWMIEARYRGQKVIAVAPDYAENVKFADEWVAPAPGTDGALAMGMGHVILKEFFVDQQVEFFEGYTKRFTDLPHLVSLVEREDGTWAPGKFLVAGDLEGHAQSTSENAMWKTAVLDSRTGEVAIPNGSIGDRFGPEGEGKWNLDLGDIDPVLSLHGVTDESVEVQLPRFDVGDTVAFERRGVPVRRVGGHVVTTVLDLMLAHYGVARPGLPGTWPEDLEDPSVPATPGWAESITSVPSHQIARLAREFAQNAIDTGGRGMILMGAGTNHWYHSDQIYRAMLVLTTITGCQGRNGGGWAHYVGQEKVRPLMGFQHMAFALDWVRPPRHMNQTAYWYVNTSQYRYDTFSTDDVGAGIGAFQGRSMMDLLAQSVRLGWTPSYPQFDRSSLVLADEAAEAGTDVKQYVVEQLKEGSLRFAVEDPEAEENWPRVLTLWRANLFGSSAKGNEYFLKHLLGTTNAVKATQAPPEQRPQDIAWPDEAPEGKLDLLMTIDFRMTSSTLLSDVVLPAATWYEKHDLNTTDMHPYINSFNPAISPPWQSKNDWDAWKEIAKKFSELAADHLGTRKDVVAKPLWHDTPEAMATVHGVVRDWKTGEVEPIPGQTMPVLVEVERDYTQIHAKMTAVGPLLEKVGMVTKGTKYDPTDFVERLRIINGTVRGGVADGQPKLETDVHVAEAIMHLSGTTNGHLATQGFKDLEKRTGVQLHDLSAEHEGKIITFADTQAAPVPVITSPEWSGSESGGRRYAPFTINIERSKPFHTLTGRQQFYVDHDWMLGMGEGLPTYRPPLNMTLLFGEPEIGAQSGPKEQLSVSVRYLTPHNKWSIHSEYQDNLFMLSLSRGGQTIWMSDLDADKIGVLDNDWIEAVNRNGVVAARAVVSHRMPEGTVFMHHAQDRLIDVPLTETDNKRGGIHNSLTRILMKPSHLIGGYAQLSYFFNYIGPTGNNRDEVTTIRKRTAPVTY; encoded by the coding sequence ATGACCGACACCACCACACGCCCACAGGCTGACCAGCCGGCCGGCTTCGACGGCCCCCTGTCCGCAGCCCTGGTGGGGACCCGCAGGTTCTTCACGCGCGGCAAGGTCTCCGACGACCAACGCACCCTGTCCCTGGAGGGTGGGCGCTCGGGTGACTCGTTCTATCGCGACCGGTGGAGCCACGACAAGGTCGTGCGGTCCACCCACGGCGTGAACTGCACCGGCGGCTGTTCGTGGAAGGTCTACGTCAAGGACGGGATCATCACCTGGGAGGCGCAGCAGACCGACTATCCCACCACCGGCGGAGACCGGCCAGAGTATGAGCCCCGGGGCTGCCCCCGCGGCGCGGCGTTCTCCTGGTACACCTACAGCCCGACCCGCGTGCGCTACCCGTATGTGCGGGGCACGCTCCTGCAGCTGTACCGCCAGGCCAAGGCGGAGTTTGGCGACCCGGTCGTCGCCTGGGCCAGCATCGTCCAGGACGAGGAGAAGTCCACGGCCTACAAGTCCGGCCGTGGCAAGGGTGGGCTGGTCCGCTCCACGTGGGAGGAGACGGTCGAGATGATCGCGGCCGCCCACGTCTACACCATCAAGCGCTGGGGACCGGACCGGATTGCTGGTTTCTCGCCGATCCCGGCCATGTCCCAGGTAAGCTACGCCTCTGGGGCCCGGTTCAACGAGCTCATCGGCGCCCCGATGCTCTCCTTCTATGACTGGTATGCCGACCTGCCCAACGCCTCGCCGCAGATGTGGGGCGACCAGACCGACGTGCCGGAGTCCGGCGACTGGTGGGACGCGGGCTACCTGATCATGTGGGGCTCTAACGTCCCCATGACACGCACCCCGGACGCGCACTGGATGATCGAGGCCCGCTATCGCGGACAAAAGGTCATCGCGGTGGCGCCCGACTATGCCGAGAACGTCAAGTTTGCCGACGAGTGGGTCGCTCCCGCTCCTGGCACCGACGGCGCACTGGCCATGGGGATGGGGCACGTCATCCTCAAGGAGTTCTTCGTCGACCAGCAGGTCGAGTTCTTCGAGGGTTACACCAAGCGCTTCACCGATCTGCCCCACCTGGTCAGTCTGGTCGAGCGCGAGGACGGCACGTGGGCGCCCGGGAAGTTCCTCGTCGCCGGGGACCTTGAGGGGCACGCGCAGTCCACCTCTGAGAACGCCATGTGGAAGACCGCGGTGCTGGACAGCAGGACCGGCGAGGTCGCGATCCCCAACGGCTCGATCGGTGATCGTTTCGGCCCTGAGGGCGAGGGCAAGTGGAACCTCGACCTGGGGGACATCGACCCCGTGCTCTCGCTCCACGGCGTCACGGACGAGTCGGTCGAGGTCCAGCTGCCCCGCTTTGACGTCGGTGACACGGTTGCCTTCGAGCGGCGGGGTGTCCCGGTCCGCCGGGTCGGCGGGCACGTGGTGACCACCGTGCTCGACCTGATGTTGGCGCACTATGGCGTGGCTCGGCCGGGGCTGCCCGGCACCTGGCCGGAGGACCTGGAGGACCCGTCGGTGCCGGCCACCCCGGGCTGGGCCGAGTCGATCACCTCGGTGCCCTCGCACCAGATCGCCCGGCTGGCTCGCGAGTTTGCGCAGAACGCGATCGACACCGGTGGCCGCGGCATGATCCTGATGGGCGCCGGCACCAACCACTGGTATCACTCCGACCAGATCTATCGCGCCATGCTGGTCCTGACCACGATCACCGGCTGCCAGGGTCGCAACGGTGGCGGGTGGGCGCACTACGTCGGACAGGAGAAGGTCCGCCCACTCATGGGCTTCCAGCACATGGCGTTCGCCCTGGACTGGGTCCGTCCGCCGCGGCACATGAACCAGACGGCCTACTGGTATGTCAACACCAGCCAATACCGCTACGACACCTTCAGCACTGATGACGTTGGCGCCGGGATCGGCGCGTTCCAGGGCCGCTCCATGATGGATCTGCTGGCTCAGTCGGTGCGGCTGGGGTGGACACCGTCCTATCCACAGTTTGACCGGTCCAGTCTGGTGCTGGCCGACGAGGCCGCCGAGGCGGGCACGGACGTCAAACAGTATGTCGTGGAGCAGCTCAAGGAGGGATCGCTGCGGTTTGCGGTCGAGGACCCTGAGGCCGAGGAGAACTGGCCCCGGGTGCTGACCCTGTGGCGCGCCAACCTGTTTGGTTCCTCGGCCAAGGGCAACGAGTACTTCCTCAAGCACCTGCTGGGGACGACCAACGCGGTCAAGGCCACCCAGGCTCCACCCGAGCAGCGTCCCCAGGACATCGCCTGGCCCGACGAGGCGCCCGAGGGCAAGCTCGACCTCCTGATGACGATCGACTTCCGGATGACCAGCTCGACGCTGCTCTCGGACGTCGTGCTGCCGGCTGCGACCTGGTATGAGAAGCACGACCTGAACACCACGGACATGCACCCCTACATCAACTCGTTCAACCCGGCCATCTCTCCGCCGTGGCAGAGCAAGAACGACTGGGATGCCTGGAAGGAGATCGCCAAGAAGTTCTCCGAGCTGGCCGCCGACCACCTCGGCACCCGCAAGGACGTGGTGGCCAAACCGTTGTGGCACGACACGCCGGAGGCGATGGCCACCGTGCACGGCGTGGTCCGGGACTGGAAGACCGGCGAGGTCGAGCCGATCCCGGGCCAGACGATGCCGGTCCTGGTCGAGGTGGAGCGCGACTACACGCAGATCCACGCCAAGATGACGGCGGTCGGCCCTCTCCTGGAGAAGGTCGGCATGGTCACCAAGGGCACCAAGTACGACCCGACAGACTTTGTGGAGCGCCTGCGCATCATCAACGGAACGGTCCGCGGCGGTGTGGCCGACGGCCAGCCCAAACTGGAGACGGATGTGCATGTCGCAGAGGCGATCATGCACCTGTCCGGCACCACGAACGGGCACCTGGCCACCCAGGGGTTTAAGGACCTGGAGAAGCGGACCGGCGTGCAACTGCACGACCTGTCGGCCGAGCACGAGGGCAAGATCATCACCTTCGCTGACACCCAGGCGGCGCCCGTGCCGGTCATCACGAGCCCGGAGTGGTCCGGCTCCGAGAGCGGCGGGCGGCGCTATGCACCGTTCACCATCAACATCGAGCGGTCGAAGCCGTTCCACACCCTCACCGGGCGCCAACAGTTCTATGTCGACCATGACTGGATGCTGGGCATGGGGGAGGGGCTGCCGACCTACCGGCCGCCGCTGAACATGACGCTGCTCTTCGGTGAGCCCGAGATCGGTGCCCAGAGCGGCCCCAAGGAGCAGCTCAGTGTCTCGGTCCGCTATCTGACCCCGCACAACAAGTGGTCGATCCACAGTGAGTATCAGGACAACCTGTTCATGCTCTCGCTGTCCCGCGGTGGCCAGACGATCTGGATGTCCGACCTGGACGCGGACAAGATCGGCGTGCTGGACAACGACTGGATCGAGGCCGTCAACCGCAACGGAGTGGTCGCCGCCCGCGCGGTCGTCAGTCACCGGATGCCGGAGGGCACCGTCTTCATGCACCACGCCCAGGACCGGCTGATCGACGTGCCGCTGACCGAGACGGACAACAAGCGCGGCGGCATCCACAACAGCCTGACCCGGATCCTGATGAAACCCAGCCACCTGATCGGCGGCTACGCCCAGCTGTCCTACTTCTTCAACTACATCGGCCCGACGGGCAACAACCGCGACGAAGTGACCACCATCCGCAAGCGCACCGCGCCGGTCACGTACTAA